A single region of the Sciurus carolinensis chromosome 16, mSciCar1.2, whole genome shotgun sequence genome encodes:
- the Josd2 gene encoding josephin-2 produces MSQAPGAQPNPPSVYHERQRLELCAVHALNNVLQQQLFSQEAADEICKRLAPDSRLNPHRSLLGTGNYDVNVIMAALQGLGLAAVWWDRRRPLSQLALPQVLGLILNLPSPVSLGLLSLPLRRRHWVALRQVDGVYYNLDSKLRAPEALGNEDGVRAFLAAALAQGLCEVLLVVTKEVEEKGCWLQTD; encoded by the exons ATGTCCCAGGCCCCAGGAGCGCAGCCAAACCCGCCCTCCGTGTACCACGAACGGCAGCGCCTGGAGCTGTGCGCAGTCCACGCCCTCAACAACGTCCTGCAGCAGCAGCTCTTTAGCCAGGAGGCTGCCGATGAGATCTGCAAGAG GTTGGCTCCAGACTCCCGACTGAACCCCCATCGCAGCCTCCTGGGCACTGGCAACTATGACGTCAATGTGATCATGGCCGCcctgcaggggctggggctggctgCCGTGTGGTGGGACAGGAGGAG GCCCCTGTCCCAGCTGGCCCTGCCCCAGGTGCTGGGGCTGATCCTGAACCTGCCTTCACCTGTGTCGCTGGGGCTCCTGTCCCTGCCGCTGCGCCGGCGGCACTGGGTGGCTTTGCGCCAAGTGGATGGTGTCTACTACAACCTGGACTCCAAGCTGCGGGCACCTGAGGCCCTGGGGAATGAAGACGGTGTCCG AGCCTTCCTGGCAGCCGCCCTGGCCCAAGGCCTGTGTGAGGTGCTGCTGGTGGTGACCAAGGAGGTGGAAGAGAAGGGTTGCTGGCTGCAGACAGACTGA